The genomic DNA CACGTGCCCGACGAGCGCATCCGCGTTCTCATCGCCGACGACCACGAGCTGTTCCGCCGGGGCCTGCGGATGGTGCTGGAAGACGAGGACGACATCGAGGTCGTCGGGGAGGCGGGCGACGGGACCGACGCGGTCGCGTTGACGTCCGAGACCGTCCCCGACGTCGTGGTGATGGACGTGCGCATGCCGGAGGTGTCGGGCATCGACGCCACCGCGCAGATCAAAGAGGAGCTGCCGCACACCAAGATCCTCATGTTGACGATCAGCGACGAGGAGGACGACCTGTACGAGGCCATCAAGGCCGGTGCGAACGGGTACCTGCTCAAGGAGATCTCGATCGACGAGGTCGGCGACGCAGTCCGGTCCGTCCACGGTGGGCAGTCGCTGATCAGTCCATCGATGGCCTCCAAGCTCCTCGACGAGTTCGCTGCGATGGTGAAGAAGGAGGAGGAGAAGCAGCAGGTCCCCGCACCGCGGCTCACGCCGCGCGAGATGGAGGTCCTCCAGCACGTCGCGCAGGGGATGAACAACCGCCAGATCGCCAAGGCCCTGTTCATCTCCGAGAACACCGTCAAGAACCACGTCCGCAA from Actinomycetota bacterium includes the following:
- a CDS encoding response regulator transcription factor, encoding MAWVRLANGSVGPRRPVGPRDLEEAHVPDERIRVLIADDHELFRRGLRMVLEDEDDIEVVGEAGDGTDAVALTSETVPDVVVMDVRMPEVSGIDATAQIKEELPHTKILMLTISDEEDDLYEAIKAGANGYLLKEISIDEVGDAVRSVHGGQSLISPSMASKLLDEFAAMVKKEEEKQQVPAPRLTPREMEVLQHVAQGMNNRQIAKALFISENTVKNHVRNILEKLHLHSRMEAVVYAVREKLLEI